In Porphyrobacter sp. LM 6, one DNA window encodes the following:
- a CDS encoding cytochrome P450 has protein sequence MNSPTINLFDPQLQQCPYEAYKTLRDEAPVYNIPGTQIYVVSRYDHVREVLMDPARFPSTAANELMRASPTDMERGRKVAERFKEKGWLPAPTLAGRDDPNHKQMRAMFNEAFKPSRIKEIDPRVETLAYELIDEFLDDGHCDWVRQFCVPLPLFIIGEQMGAKREDMWKIKGWTDAFFHRISLMLPEDKHLEMVDREIEAQHYFQPIFERLREHPDGSLISVLVNTVIEGWGRPLNDNELHAEMMADTFVGGSETTTNALAAGMKLLIENKDVWAKLKADPDKYLRNFVEEVLRLESPVQSLMRFTHKDVELDGVTIPAGSVVNVRYGAANRDERFFECPEKLDLDRPKAGAHMAFGSGTHHCLGAPLARRELTWGFQAVVDRFEDMEFAEGKNDFTYHPHFLLRSLKQLHITFEPKRR, from the coding sequence ATGAATTCGCCCACCATCAACCTGTTCGATCCGCAGCTGCAACAGTGCCCTTACGAGGCCTACAAGACCCTGCGCGACGAGGCTCCGGTCTACAACATCCCCGGCACGCAGATCTATGTCGTCAGCCGCTATGATCATGTGCGCGAGGTGCTGATGGACCCCGCGCGCTTCCCCTCGACTGCGGCCAACGAGCTGATGCGCGCCAGCCCCACCGACATGGAGCGCGGGCGCAAGGTCGCCGAACGCTTCAAGGAGAAAGGCTGGCTGCCCGCCCCTACGCTCGCCGGGCGCGATGACCCCAATCACAAGCAGATGCGCGCGATGTTCAACGAGGCGTTCAAGCCGAGCCGCATCAAGGAAATCGACCCGCGCGTCGAAACCCTCGCCTACGAGCTGATCGACGAGTTTCTGGACGATGGCCACTGCGATTGGGTGCGCCAGTTCTGCGTACCGCTGCCGCTGTTCATCATCGGCGAGCAGATGGGTGCCAAGCGCGAGGACATGTGGAAGATCAAGGGCTGGACCGATGCCTTCTTCCACCGCATCAGCCTGATGCTGCCCGAGGACAAGCACCTCGAAATGGTCGACCGCGAGATCGAGGCGCAGCACTATTTCCAGCCGATCTTCGAACGCCTGCGCGAACATCCCGATGGCTCGCTGATTTCTGTGCTGGTCAACACCGTGATCGAAGGCTGGGGCCGCCCGCTCAACGACAACGAACTCCACGCCGAGATGATGGCGGACACCTTCGTCGGTGGATCGGAAACCACCACCAATGCGCTCGCAGCCGGCATGAAGCTGCTGATCGAGAACAAGGACGTGTGGGCCAAGCTCAAGGCCGATCCCGACAAGTATTTGCGCAACTTCGTCGAGGAGGTGCTGCGGCTGGAAAGCCCGGTGCAATCGCTGATGCGCTTCACCCACAAGGATGTGGAGCTGGACGGGGTGACGATCCCCGCAGGCTCCGTCGTCAACGTCCGCTACGGCGCGGCGAACCGGGACGAGCGCTTCTTCGAATGCCCCGAAAAGCTCGATCTCGACCGGCCAAAGGCGGGCGCGCACATGGCCTTCGGGTCGGGCACGCACCACTGCCTCGGCGCTCCGCTCGCAAGGCGCGAGCTGACGTGGGGTTTCCAGGCGGTGGTCGACCGGTTCGAGGACATGGAATTCGCCGAAGGCAAGAACGACTTCACCTATCACCCGCACTTCCTGCTGCGCAGCCTCAAGCAGCTCCACATCACCTTCGAACCGAAAAGGCGCTGA
- a CDS encoding SDR family NAD(P)-dependent oxidoreductase, with protein sequence MKLAGKVAAITGGTAGMGRGIAEAFLAEGGKVALFARNPDKGAKVLEELGAGENAIFIAGDVMSQSDLEGFIDAVVAHFGTLDILVNNAGGAGDLQPLVNLSDHAFDEAMKWNVYSTFWASRRALPTMLEKGDGRIINISSMEGKHGKAVLTAYSAAKHAVNGMTKSLAREVGAQGVTVNAICPGIVITDIIKNNGPATAKAMGMELDEMIAMFAADSAIKRPNTVEEVAAVAVLLASEAGAGITGQQISVDGGTAQY encoded by the coding sequence ATGAAACTGGCAGGAAAAGTCGCCGCGATTACCGGGGGCACGGCGGGCATGGGGCGCGGGATTGCCGAGGCATTTCTGGCCGAGGGCGGCAAGGTCGCGCTGTTCGCGCGCAATCCCGACAAGGGCGCCAAGGTGCTGGAAGAACTGGGCGCAGGCGAAAACGCGATCTTCATCGCGGGTGACGTGATGAGCCAGTCCGATCTCGAAGGCTTCATCGATGCCGTGGTCGCGCATTTCGGCACGCTCGACATTCTCGTCAACAATGCGGGCGGCGCGGGCGATTTGCAGCCGCTCGTCAACCTGTCCGACCACGCCTTTGACGAGGCGATGAAGTGGAACGTCTATTCGACCTTCTGGGCCAGCCGCCGCGCGCTGCCGACCATGCTCGAAAAGGGCGACGGGCGGATCATCAACATCTCCTCGATGGAGGGCAAGCACGGCAAGGCGGTGCTGACCGCCTATTCCGCCGCCAAGCACGCGGTGAACGGCATGACCAAGAGCCTCGCGCGCGAAGTCGGGGCGCAGGGGGTGACGGTCAATGCGATCTGCCCCGGCATCGTCATCACCGACATCATCAAGAACAACGGCCCCGCCACCGCCAAGGCGATGGGGATGGAGCTGGACGAGATGATCGCGATGTTCGCCGCGGATTCGGCGATCAAGCGGCCCAATACGGTCGAGGAAGTCGCCGCCGTGGCGGTGTTGCTCGCCAGCGAGGCGGGCGCGGGGATCACCGGCCAGCAGATCAGCGTCGATGGCGGAACCGCACAATATTAA
- a CDS encoding SDR family NAD(P)-dependent oxidoreductase, producing the protein MGQLQGKTAVVLGAASEGNMGQTIARLFAKEGAKVMVAGRKEAPLAALAKEIGGEYALCDIAKKAEVNAMADKAVAAFGRVDIAINTTGWGLLASLEEITDEQLDQIVDLQFKGVHHFLQAFVRVMSQQQPTGGSLISLSSATTKAIITNHAAYIGTKRGSEALIECVANDYGHLGIKANTVSPAFTDSPMTHASFQVPGLTDAFLPRYPMGRLNTVDDVAHACLWLCTDNAYVTGANIQPNGGLIMRGNPQAGDVAAAVGAAMAKLQQ; encoded by the coding sequence CATGGGCCAGACCATCGCCCGCCTGTTCGCCAAGGAAGGCGCGAAGGTGATGGTGGCGGGCCGCAAGGAAGCCCCGCTCGCCGCGCTCGCCAAGGAAATCGGCGGTGAATATGCGCTGTGCGACATCGCCAAGAAGGCCGAGGTCAATGCGATGGCCGACAAGGCGGTCGCCGCTTTTGGGCGGGTGGATATCGCGATCAACACCACCGGTTGGGGCCTGCTCGCCAGCCTTGAGGAAATCACCGACGAACAGCTCGACCAGATCGTCGACTTGCAGTTCAAGGGCGTGCACCACTTCCTCCAGGCCTTCGTGCGGGTGATGAGCCAGCAGCAGCCGACCGGCGGTTCGCTGATTTCGCTGTCTTCGGCCACGACCAAGGCGATCATCACCAACCACGCCGCCTATATCGGCACCAAGCGCGGCTCCGAGGCGCTGATCGAGTGCGTCGCCAATGATTACGGGCACTTGGGGATCAAGGCCAACACCGTCTCGCCCGCCTTCACCGATAGCCCGATGACCCATGCGAGCTTCCAGGTGCCGGGCCTGACCGATGCGTTCCTGCCGCGCTACCCGATGGGGCGGCTCAACACCGTGGACGATGTCGCCCACGCCTGCCTGTGGCTGTGCACCGACAACGCCTATGTGACGGGCGCCAATATCCAGCCCAATGGCGGGCTGATCATGCGCGGCAATCCGCAGGCGGGCGATGTCGCCGCAGCGGTCGGCGCGGCGATGGCGAAGTTGCAGCAATAG
- a CDS encoding FAD-dependent oxidoreductase yields the protein MREADVIILGTGASGMAAALAAHEAGASVLLVEKYDRIGGTSAISGGVIWVADNPRMREAGMADSRADALAYFRSLDHGDLVDETLEAFVDKGPEALAFLESIDALKVAVLPGYPDYYLDRPGAKPEGSRALDHDLFALGELGDWAAKIYAIEEPKPLMLRETPLGGATTMPPMEVLGQRMAARQCGFGQAMVARLLKACLDRGIEPMLGVTVKRLVRDGEQITGIEGEQDGAALTLTARRGVIIATGGFEWDAELRQTFLRGPITAPASPPTGTGGGLKLAMAAGAKLGNMTNAWWAPTLVTPDAPWASGEQRAQIILIERTVPHSIMVNRSGKRFCNEAANYSALGGVFHQFDPANYDYLNLPAYLIFDAQYAERYPLGTRQPGQPIPDWVMRADTLEELAEQIGIDAAALTETVARFNVHADEGHDPDFGRGTSAYDHFYGDRSREGTAVTLGAIRQAPFYAVEIASGLLGTNGGPRTDGQARILGHDGEPIPGLLGAGNAIACPTGGIYAGAGGTLGPALTFGYIAGRTAALANA from the coding sequence ATGAGAGAGGCAGACGTCATCATTCTGGGAACGGGCGCGTCCGGCATGGCCGCCGCGCTCGCCGCGCACGAGGCCGGGGCCAGCGTGCTGCTGGTCGAGAAATACGACCGGATCGGCGGCACATCGGCGATATCGGGTGGGGTGATCTGGGTGGCGGACAACCCCCGGATGCGCGAAGCCGGCATGGCCGACAGCCGTGCCGACGCGCTCGCCTATTTCCGCAGCCTCGATCACGGCGATCTGGTCGACGAGACGCTCGAAGCTTTCGTCGACAAGGGGCCGGAGGCGCTGGCCTTCCTTGAAAGCATTGATGCGCTGAAGGTCGCGGTGCTGCCGGGCTATCCCGACTATTACCTCGACCGGCCCGGCGCGAAGCCCGAAGGCAGCCGCGCGCTCGACCATGATCTGTTTGCGCTGGGGGAGCTCGGCGACTGGGCGGCGAAGATTTACGCGATCGAAGAGCCCAAGCCGCTGATGTTGCGCGAAACGCCACTCGGCGGGGCGACGACCATGCCGCCGATGGAGGTGCTGGGCCAGCGCATGGCCGCGCGCCAATGCGGGTTCGGGCAAGCGATGGTGGCGCGGCTCTTGAAGGCCTGTCTCGACCGCGGGATCGAGCCGATGCTGGGCGTCACCGTGAAGCGGCTGGTGCGCGATGGCGAGCAGATTACCGGGATCGAAGGCGAGCAGGACGGCGCGGCCTTGACCCTCACCGCACGGCGCGGGGTGATCATTGCGACCGGCGGGTTCGAATGGGATGCGGAGCTGCGCCAGACCTTTCTGCGCGGCCCCATCACCGCTCCCGCCAGCCCGCCGACCGGAACCGGCGGTGGATTGAAGCTGGCGATGGCGGCTGGTGCGAAGCTCGGCAACATGACCAATGCATGGTGGGCGCCGACGCTCGTCACCCCCGATGCGCCCTGGGCCAGCGGCGAGCAGCGCGCGCAGATCATCCTGATCGAACGCACAGTGCCGCATTCGATCATGGTCAACCGCTCGGGCAAACGCTTCTGCAACGAGGCGGCGAATTATTCGGCCTTGGGCGGCGTGTTCCACCAGTTCGACCCGGCGAACTACGATTACCTGAACCTGCCCGCCTACCTGATCTTCGACGCGCAATATGCCGAACGCTATCCGCTGGGCACGCGCCAGCCGGGGCAGCCGATCCCCGACTGGGTGATGCGCGCCGACACGCTGGAAGAGCTGGCGGAGCAGATCGGGATCGATGCGGCGGCGCTGACCGAGACGGTCGCGCGCTTCAACGTCCATGCCGATGAAGGCCACGATCCCGATTTCGGGCGCGGCACGAGCGCCTATGACCATTTCTACGGGGACCGCAGTCGGGAGGGCACGGCGGTCACGCTCGGCGCGATCCGGCAGGCGCCGTTCTATGCGGTGGAGATCGCCTCGGGCCTGCTCGGCACCAATGGCGGCCCGCGCACGGATGGTCAGGCGCGCATTCTGGGGCATGACGGGGAGCCGATCCCGGGGCTGCTCGGCGCGGGCAATGCCATCGCCTGCCCGACGGGCGGAATCTATGCGGGCGCGGGCGGCACGCTCGGCCCGGCGCTGACCTTCGGCTATATTGCGGGAAGAACGGCGGCTTTGGCCAACGCCTGA
- a CDS encoding aromatic ring-hydroxylating oxygenase subunit alpha, with translation MATLLKPAPTRIDVTPQPSPKLSDKPIDGSRYWSRDFMQREWDGIWTKAWLIGGLASQVAKPGDFFTYDIGRENILVTRGEDGVVRAFYNVCPHRGKRLVMEEEGHSKRLACSYHGWRFTSEGELNFVPCPEDFAGGNPCGKVRLEEVRCEVFASFVWVNLDPNATPLADHLGPVAHQIDGYRMEQMHRTHWVTLEGDWNWKCVQDNFNESYHLPFVHPQTRFVMEQSYKECQFDLYAPHGHARMFMPGSRPARSLRGHTDTVLEMMSRELTYWGLDPEDFRDDPLRTREALQQAKREKGAEKGYDFAHFHDAQLTDHFHYTIFPNISFSLKPDGCIWLRADPHPTDPERCYFDMWYFTWFPEGADRYYSYSMGEEVDRTVPVPHQRGVVGELSCGPGIDQDVSIWSEQQKGLRSRGYKGGHLAGQEARVRFFHDTIDRWLGE, from the coding sequence ATGGCTACCCTTCTGAAGCCCGCCCCGACGCGGATCGACGTCACCCCGCAGCCCAGCCCCAAACTGTCCGACAAGCCGATCGACGGCAGCCGCTACTGGAGCCGCGACTTCATGCAGCGCGAGTGGGACGGCATCTGGACCAAGGCGTGGCTGATCGGCGGACTAGCGAGCCAGGTCGCCAAGCCGGGCGATTTCTTCACCTATGACATCGGGCGCGAAAACATCCTCGTCACCCGCGGCGAGGACGGGGTGGTGCGCGCCTTCTACAACGTCTGCCCGCACCGTGGGAAACGGCTGGTGATGGAGGAAGAAGGCCATTCCAAGCGCCTCGCCTGCTCCTACCACGGCTGGCGCTTTACATCGGAAGGCGAGCTCAATTTCGTCCCCTGCCCGGAGGATTTCGCAGGCGGCAATCCCTGCGGCAAAGTGCGGCTGGAAGAGGTCAGGTGCGAGGTCTTCGCCAGCTTCGTCTGGGTCAACCTCGATCCGAACGCCACGCCGCTCGCCGACCACCTCGGCCCGGTTGCGCACCAGATCGACGGGTATCGGATGGAACAGATGCACCGCACCCACTGGGTGACGCTGGAGGGCGACTGGAACTGGAAGTGCGTGCAGGACAATTTCAACGAGAGCTACCACCTGCCCTTCGTCCACCCGCAGACCCGCTTCGTGATGGAGCAGAGCTACAAGGAGTGCCAGTTCGATCTCTACGCTCCGCACGGCCATGCGCGCATGTTCATGCCGGGATCACGCCCGGCGCGCAGCTTGCGGGGGCACACCGACACCGTGCTCGAGATGATGAGCCGCGAGCTCACCTATTGGGGCCTCGACCCCGAAGATTTCCGCGATGATCCGCTGCGCACGCGCGAGGCGCTCCAGCAGGCCAAACGCGAAAAGGGAGCGGAGAAGGGATATGACTTCGCGCATTTCCACGATGCCCAGCTGACCGATCACTTCCACTACACGATCTTCCCCAACATCAGCTTCAGCCTCAAGCCCGATGGCTGCATCTGGCTGCGCGCCGATCCGCACCCGACCGATCCCGAGCGGTGCTATTTCGACATGTGGTACTTCACCTGGTTCCCCGAAGGCGCGGACCGCTATTACTCCTATTCGATGGGCGAAGAGGTCGATCGCACCGTCCCCGTGCCGCACCAGCGGGGGGTGGTGGGCGAACTGAGCTGCGGCCCCGGCATCGACCAAGACGTGAGCATCTGGAGCGAGCAGCAGAAGGGCCTGCGCTCACGCGGCTACAAGGGCGGGCATCTGGCGGGGCAGGAAGCGCGGGTGCGCTTCTTCCACGACACGATCGATCGGTGGTTGGGGGAATAG